In the genome of Actinomadura graeca, one region contains:
- the trpC gene encoding indole-3-glycerol phosphate synthase TrpC, protein MSVLDEIIEGVRADLADRQREVPLDALKEKAAAAPAPRDALGALRGQGVSVIAEVKRSSPSKGALAAIADPAALARDYEAGGARVISVLTERRRFGGSLDDLAEVRANVEVSVLRKDFIVTSYQLWEARAYGADMALLIVAALEQDALVSLVERAESIGLLPLVEVHTEEEAARAVDAGARVIGVNARDLRTLQVDRGVFARVAPLIPKDVVKIAESGVRGPHDLLAYASSGADAVLVGESLVIGKDPRAAVADLVAAGAHPALRQGS, encoded by the coding sequence TTGAGCGTGCTGGACGAGATCATCGAGGGCGTCCGGGCCGATCTCGCGGACAGGCAGCGAGAGGTCCCGCTCGACGCACTCAAGGAGAAGGCGGCGGCCGCTCCGGCTCCGCGGGACGCGCTCGGCGCGTTGCGGGGGCAGGGGGTGTCGGTCATCGCCGAGGTCAAGCGCAGCAGCCCGTCCAAGGGGGCGCTCGCCGCCATCGCCGACCCGGCGGCGCTGGCCCGTGACTACGAGGCCGGTGGCGCGCGGGTCATCAGCGTGCTGACCGAGCGGCGCCGATTCGGGGGGAGCCTGGACGATCTGGCCGAGGTGCGCGCCAACGTCGAGGTCTCCGTCCTGCGCAAGGACTTCATCGTCACCTCCTACCAGCTGTGGGAGGCACGCGCGTACGGCGCGGACATGGCGCTGCTGATCGTCGCCGCGCTGGAGCAGGACGCGCTGGTGTCGCTGGTGGAGCGCGCCGAGTCGATCGGGCTGCTGCCGCTGGTCGAGGTGCACACCGAGGAGGAGGCGGCGCGCGCGGTGGACGCGGGCGCCAGGGTGATCGGCGTGAACGCGCGTGACCTGCGGACGCTCCAGGTCGACCGCGGGGTGTTCGCGCGGGTCGCGCCGCTGATCCCCAAGGACGTCGTCAAGATCGCCGAGTCGGGGGTGCGGGGGCCGCACGACCTGCTCGCCTACGCCTCCAGCGGCGCCGACGCGGTGCTGGTGGGGGAGAGCCTGGTGATCGGCAAGGACCCGCGGGCCGCCGTCGCCGACCTTGTCGCCGCGGGCGCGCATCCGGCCCTGAGGCAGGGAAGTTGA
- the trpB gene encoding tryptophan synthase subunit beta — MTIDTSAVPDETGHFGPFGGRFAPEALMAALDELTREFETAKRDPGFVAELDGLLAGYAGRPSLLTEARRFSEHAGARVLLKREDLNHTGSHKINNVLGQALLTRRMGKSRVIAETGAGQHGVATATAAALLGLECTVYMGEVDTERQALNVARMRMLGAEVVPVRTGSRTLKDACNEAFRDWVASVGHTHYCIGSVMGPHPFPMMVRDFQRIIGEEARRQCLELTGALPDAVVACVGGGSNAIGAFHAFVPDESVRLYGFEAGGDGVDTGRHAATLVGGSLGVIHGMRTYLLQDDDGQTQETHSISAGLDYPGVGPEHSWLRDSGRAEYREITDAEAMEAFALLCRTEGIIPAIESAHALAGALKVGAELGPDATVVVCLSGRGDKDMHTAAGFFGLVPEGAGE, encoded by the coding sequence ATGACCATCGATACCTCTGCCGTGCCCGATGAGACGGGCCACTTCGGCCCGTTCGGCGGGCGGTTCGCCCCCGAGGCGCTCATGGCGGCGCTGGACGAGCTCACCCGCGAGTTCGAGACCGCCAAGCGCGACCCCGGCTTCGTCGCCGAGCTGGACGGCCTGCTCGCCGGGTACGCGGGCCGCCCGAGCCTGCTGACCGAGGCCCGGCGCTTCTCCGAGCACGCCGGGGCCCGGGTGCTGCTCAAGCGCGAGGACCTCAACCACACCGGCTCCCACAAGATCAACAACGTGCTGGGGCAGGCGCTGCTGACCCGGCGGATGGGCAAGTCCCGGGTCATCGCCGAGACGGGGGCGGGCCAGCACGGCGTCGCCACCGCCACGGCGGCGGCGCTGCTCGGGCTTGAGTGCACCGTCTACATGGGCGAGGTCGACACCGAGCGGCAGGCCCTCAACGTCGCCCGCATGCGGATGCTCGGCGCCGAGGTCGTCCCCGTGCGGACCGGCAGCCGGACGCTCAAGGACGCGTGCAACGAGGCGTTCCGCGACTGGGTCGCCAGCGTCGGGCACACCCACTACTGCATCGGCTCGGTCATGGGCCCGCACCCGTTCCCGATGATGGTCCGCGACTTCCAGCGGATCATCGGCGAGGAGGCGCGGCGGCAGTGCCTGGAGCTGACCGGCGCCCTCCCCGACGCCGTCGTCGCGTGCGTCGGCGGCGGGTCCAACGCGATCGGCGCGTTCCACGCGTTCGTCCCGGACGAGTCCGTCCGGCTGTACGGGTTCGAGGCGGGCGGGGACGGCGTGGACACCGGCCGGCACGCCGCGACCCTCGTCGGCGGTTCCCTCGGCGTGATCCACGGCATGCGCACCTACCTGCTCCAGGACGACGACGGGCAGACCCAGGAGACGCATTCGATCTCGGCGGGGCTCGACTATCCCGGTGTCGGCCCCGAGCATTCGTGGCTGCGCGACTCCGGCCGGGCCGAGTACCGGGAGATCACCGACGCGGAGGCGATGGAGGCGTTCGCGCTGCTGTGCCGGACGGAGGGGATCATCCCCGCGATCGAGTCGGCGCACGCGCTCGCGGGAGCGCTCAAGGTCGGCGCGGAGCTCGGCCCGGACGCCACCGTCGTGGTGTGCCTGTCGGGGCGGGGCGACAAGGACATGCACACGGCCGCCGGCTTCTTCGGCCTGGTGCCGGAAGGAGCGGGCGAGTGA
- the trpA gene encoding tryptophan synthase subunit alpha → MSVRSAYDKARAEDRAALVGYLPAGFPTFDGAVEAAKAMVDAGCDVIEIGLPYTDPMMDGPTIQDAVHQALVGGVRVADVFRTVEAVAATGAPTLVMTYWNPVDHYGVDAFARDLASAGGTGLITPDLTPEEGGAWLEASDGHGLDRVFLVALSSTDERIETITGACRGFVYAASLMGVTGARNALDTGAPRLVERTREIIARSGAELPVGLGLGVGNGAQAAEVAGFADGVIVGSAYIRRLLDAPDLASGVAGVRALTEELAAGVRKGR, encoded by the coding sequence GTGAGCGTCCGCAGCGCCTACGACAAGGCCCGCGCCGAGGACCGCGCGGCGCTCGTCGGATACCTGCCCGCCGGTTTCCCCACCTTCGACGGCGCCGTCGAGGCCGCGAAGGCCATGGTGGACGCGGGCTGCGACGTCATCGAGATCGGCCTGCCCTACACCGACCCGATGATGGACGGGCCCACCATCCAGGACGCCGTGCACCAGGCGCTCGTCGGCGGCGTCCGCGTCGCCGACGTGTTCCGCACGGTCGAGGCCGTCGCCGCCACCGGCGCGCCGACGCTGGTGATGACCTACTGGAACCCCGTCGACCACTACGGCGTGGACGCCTTCGCCCGCGACCTCGCCTCCGCGGGCGGCACCGGGCTGATCACGCCCGACCTGACGCCGGAGGAGGGCGGCGCGTGGCTTGAGGCGTCCGACGGGCACGGCCTCGACCGGGTGTTCCTCGTCGCGCTCAGCTCCACCGACGAGCGCATCGAGACGATCACCGGCGCGTGCCGCGGGTTCGTCTACGCGGCGTCGCTGATGGGCGTGACCGGTGCCCGCAACGCCCTCGACACCGGCGCGCCGCGGCTCGTGGAGCGCACCCGGGAGATCATCGCCCGGAGCGGCGCGGAACTGCCGGTCGGCCTCGGCCTCGGCGTCGGCAACGGCGCCCAGGCCGCGGAGGTCGCCGGGTTCGCCGACGGCGTCATCGTCGGCTCGGCGTACATCCGGCGGCTCCTGGACGCGCCCGACCTCGCCTCCGGCGTGGCCGGGGTCCGCGCGCTCACCGAGGAACTCGCCGCCGGGGTCCGCAAGGGCCGCTGA
- a CDS encoding vitamin K epoxide reductase family protein, producing the protein MTQEMTAGERDGTAPGPSRPLWFQAVAWLLTIIGFGISVYLTISHYDEGTLVCSASGTVDCHAVTTSKYSTLAGIPMPLLGLAFFVAFAALISPWALRSPWPQLRWARLAAVSAGVLMVVYLVTVELAILHKICLWCTGVHAVTVLLFFLVLFDEFQRIGHVD; encoded by the coding sequence ATGACGCAAGAGATGACGGCCGGGGAGCGGGACGGGACGGCGCCCGGCCCGTCCCGGCCCCTCTGGTTCCAGGCCGTGGCCTGGCTGCTGACGATCATCGGGTTCGGGATCTCGGTCTACCTGACGATCTCGCACTACGACGAGGGCACGCTGGTGTGCTCGGCGTCCGGGACCGTGGACTGCCACGCCGTCACCACCAGCAAGTACTCGACGCTCGCCGGGATCCCGATGCCGCTGCTCGGCCTGGCGTTCTTCGTCGCGTTCGCGGCGCTGATCAGCCCCTGGGCGCTGCGGTCGCCGTGGCCGCAACTGCGGTGGGCGCGGCTCGCGGCCGTGTCCGCCGGCGTGCTGATGGTCGTGTACCTGGTCACCGTCGAACTGGCGATCCTGCACAAGATCTGCCTGTGGTGCACCGGGGTGCACGCCGTCACCGTGCTCCTGTTCTTCCTGGTCCTGTTCGACGAATTCCAGCGGATCGGTCACGTCGACTAA
- a CDS encoding DsbA family protein: MSKAARERSARERLAAERKRQAARQKQRRLLAIVVGSVVAVAVIVVAVVIVMDQRDKNGRAEVHQGAVAPLSRDADGSIVMAKPGVTKPVLEIFEDFQCPICKQFEESSGKTVLQLAAEGKVKVVYRPFHLFGQQKDPVKINSLRSAEAALCVPADKWISYHDALFKFQPAEGSKGFSPDDLVKWGKDVGVTDPNFEKCVRDEQKKPQVDAMTKYALETRKVEGTPTVFLDGKPLDLQSQLMNGDALKAAVAAAGGGK; this comes from the coding sequence ATGAGCAAGGCCGCACGAGAGCGGTCCGCGCGGGAGCGCCTGGCCGCCGAGCGCAAGCGGCAGGCCGCGCGGCAGAAGCAGCGGCGGCTGCTCGCCATCGTCGTCGGTTCGGTGGTCGCCGTCGCGGTGATCGTCGTCGCGGTCGTCATCGTGATGGACCAGCGCGACAAGAACGGCCGCGCCGAGGTCCACCAGGGCGCGGTCGCCCCGCTCAGCCGCGACGCCGACGGCTCCATCGTGATGGCCAAGCCGGGCGTGACCAAACCGGTGCTGGAGATCTTCGAGGACTTCCAGTGCCCCATCTGCAAGCAGTTCGAGGAGAGCAGCGGCAAGACCGTCCTGCAGCTGGCCGCCGAGGGCAAGGTCAAGGTCGTCTACCGGCCGTTCCACCTGTTCGGCCAGCAGAAGGACCCGGTCAAGATCAACTCGCTGCGCTCGGCGGAGGCCGCGCTGTGCGTGCCCGCCGACAAGTGGATCTCCTACCACGACGCGCTCTTCAAGTTCCAGCCCGCCGAGGGCTCCAAGGGCTTCTCGCCCGACGACCTCGTCAAGTGGGGCAAGGACGTCGGTGTCACCGACCCGAACTTCGAGAAGTGCGTCCGGGACGAGCAGAAGAAGCCCCAGGTCGACGCGATGACCAAGTACGCCCTGGAGACCCGCAAGGTCGAGGGCACCCCGACCGTCTTCCTGGACGGCAAGCCCCTCGACCTGCAGAGCCAGCTCATGAACGGTGACGCCCTCAAGGCGGCCGTCGCCGCCGCGGGCGGAGGCAAGTGA
- a CDS encoding DsbA family protein, with amino-acid sequence MSKAEGKESARHRLADGGARAAARGRRRRALVVVAGTVAVAAAAVAAVVIVVGGREGTAIGDYEGALAPAVRQSDGSIAMAQPGVTGPVLELYEDFQCPACLALEERQGGTLKELAAQGKAKVVYRPFQLFQQDPLMSNSRRAANAAACAPADRWVEYHDTLYAHQPDEGDTGFTNPELITWAGESGITGADFADCVNGAERMETVEQVTAHAGKAGVNSTPYLALDGRKAGDDVLGSPDALREAVAEAGTGAPDSRGGSATGTAVTR; translated from the coding sequence ATGAGCAAGGCCGAAGGCAAGGAGAGCGCGCGCCACCGGCTCGCGGACGGCGGGGCGCGGGCGGCGGCGCGGGGGCGGCGCAGGCGCGCGCTGGTGGTCGTCGCCGGGACGGTGGCCGTCGCCGCCGCCGCGGTCGCCGCCGTCGTGATCGTGGTCGGCGGGCGGGAGGGCACGGCGATCGGGGACTACGAGGGCGCCCTCGCACCAGCCGTCCGGCAGTCCGACGGATCGATCGCGATGGCGCAGCCCGGGGTCACCGGCCCCGTCCTGGAACTGTACGAGGACTTCCAGTGCCCGGCCTGCCTGGCGCTGGAGGAACGGCAGGGCGGCACGCTCAAGGAACTCGCCGCGCAGGGCAAGGCCAAAGTCGTCTACCGGCCGTTCCAGCTCTTCCAGCAGGACCCGCTGATGTCCAACTCCCGGCGGGCCGCGAACGCCGCCGCGTGCGCCCCCGCGGACCGGTGGGTCGAGTACCACGACACCCTCTACGCCCACCAGCCCGACGAGGGCGACACCGGCTTCACCAACCCGGAGCTGATCACGTGGGCGGGGGAGTCCGGCATCACCGGCGCCGACTTCGCCGACTGCGTCAACGGGGCCGAGCGGATGGAGACGGTCGAACAGGTCACCGCGCACGCGGGGAAGGCCGGGGTCAACTCGACCCCGTACCTGGCGCTGGACGGCAGGAAGGCCGGAGACGACGTCCTCGGCTCGCCGGACGCGCTCCGCGAGGCCGTCGCGGAGGCCGGGACGGGCGCGCCGGATTCCCGCGGCGGGAGTGCCACGGGGACCGCCGTGACGCGGTAA
- the lgt gene encoding prolipoprotein diacylglyceryl transferase — protein MQPLASIPSPSQGVWHLGPLPIRAYAIMIILGIVVAVWLGERRWAAKGGTPGVIVDVAVWAVPFGLVGGRLYHVITDYQRYFGDDGDPVRALKIWEGGLGIWGAVLLGAVGAVIGCRRRGISVLALGDAVAPGIALGQAIGRWGNYWNQELYGRPLDAFWALEIDRDQRPRLSGDGLAPLDPKYADVATYHPAFLYESLWCVGVTILVIWADRRYGLTHGRAFALYVAAYTVGRFWIEALRIDDAHHFLGMRLNDWTSIVVFLGAVAYLYLARGKTGVENVGQVPADGPSGTAAGPEPEKAEKDQDDEGGQEGEEAGKDEAEQEPFEKPDPDETETERPEAQQAGAGAGEPEATEPEPKAALPEPEPEPESAQPEPGGPGESETGAAVGTEDEDAAPEGTAGSRTGDDEGDDAPGASGGAGKGEPVKDGK, from the coding sequence ATGCAGCCGCTCGCCTCCATCCCGAGTCCCTCGCAGGGCGTCTGGCACCTCGGGCCCCTCCCGATCCGCGCCTACGCCATCATGATCATCCTTGGCATCGTCGTCGCCGTGTGGCTCGGCGAGCGGCGCTGGGCCGCCAAGGGCGGCACGCCCGGGGTGATCGTCGACGTGGCGGTGTGGGCGGTCCCGTTCGGCCTGGTCGGCGGGCGCCTGTACCACGTCATCACCGACTACCAGCGCTACTTCGGTGACGACGGTGACCCGGTCAGGGCGCTGAAGATCTGGGAGGGCGGCCTCGGCATCTGGGGCGCCGTCCTGCTGGGCGCGGTCGGCGCGGTCATCGGCTGCCGCCGCCGCGGCATCTCGGTGCTGGCCCTCGGCGACGCGGTGGCGCCCGGGATCGCGCTCGGGCAGGCCATCGGCCGCTGGGGCAACTACTGGAACCAGGAGCTGTACGGGCGCCCGCTCGACGCCTTCTGGGCCCTGGAGATCGACCGGGACCAGCGGCCGCGGCTGTCCGGCGACGGCCTCGCCCCCCTCGACCCGAAGTACGCCGACGTCGCGACCTACCACCCGGCGTTCCTGTACGAGTCGCTGTGGTGCGTCGGCGTCACGATCTTGGTGATCTGGGCCGACCGCCGGTACGGGCTCACCCACGGCCGCGCGTTCGCCCTGTACGTCGCCGCCTACACGGTGGGCCGGTTCTGGATCGAGGCGCTGCGCATCGACGACGCCCACCACTTCCTCGGCATGCGGCTGAACGACTGGACGTCGATCGTCGTCTTCCTCGGCGCCGTCGCCTACCTCTACCTGGCCCGCGGCAAGACCGGCGTGGAGAACGTCGGCCAGGTCCCCGCGGACGGCCCGTCCGGCACGGCGGCCGGCCCGGAGCCGGAGAAGGCCGAGAAGGACCAGGACGACGAGGGCGGCCAGGAGGGCGAGGAGGCCGGGAAGGACGAGGCGGAGCAGGAGCCGTTCGAGAAGCCGGATCCGGACGAGACCGAGACCGAGCGCCCCGAAGCGCAGCAGGCCGGGGCCGGGGCCGGGGAGCCCGAGGCCACCGAGCCCGAGCCCAAGGCCGCTCTGCCCGAGCCGGAGCCCGAGCCCGAGTCCGCGCAGCCCGAGCCCGGGGGGCCCGGGGAGTCCGAGACGGGCGCCGCCGTGGGCACCGAGGACGAGGACGCGGCCCCCGAGGGCACCGCCGGGTCGCGGACCGGGGATGATGAGGGCGATGACGCCCCCGGCGCGTCCGGCGGCGCGGGGAAGGGAGAGCCCGTCAAAGACGGGAAGTAG
- a CDS encoding VIT1/CCC1 transporter family protein, whose amino-acid sequence MSGTSEHHHEHRDVSGGWLRPAVFGAMDGLVSNFALIAGIAGGHASQKVVLLAGLAGLAAGAFSMAAGEYVSVASQSELAAAEIEVERLELARHPAAEERELAEVFEARGVDPATAAEVARQLSRDPDEALEVHTREELGVTPGDLPSPVLAAVSSFLSFGVGALLPVLPYLLGGASLWPAAAVAAVGLFCAGALVSRVTTRAWWYGGLRQLAFGAAAAAITYGVGALIGGNGV is encoded by the coding sequence GTGTCCGGGACGAGCGAGCACCACCACGAGCACCGCGATGTGAGCGGCGGGTGGCTGCGGCCCGCGGTGTTCGGCGCGATGGACGGCCTGGTGTCCAACTTCGCGCTGATCGCGGGGATCGCCGGCGGGCACGCGAGCCAGAAGGTCGTCCTGCTGGCGGGCCTGGCCGGGCTCGCGGCGGGCGCGTTCTCGATGGCGGCGGGGGAGTACGTCTCCGTCGCGTCCCAGAGCGAGCTGGCGGCGGCCGAGATCGAGGTGGAGCGGCTGGAGCTGGCCCGCCACCCCGCGGCCGAGGAGCGCGAGCTCGCCGAGGTCTTCGAGGCGCGCGGCGTCGACCCCGCGACGGCCGCGGAGGTCGCGCGGCAGCTGTCCCGCGACCCCGACGAGGCGCTGGAGGTGCACACCCGTGAGGAGCTCGGGGTGACCCCGGGCGACCTGCCCTCACCGGTCCTCGCGGCGGTCTCGTCGTTCCTGTCGTTCGGCGTGGGCGCGCTGCTGCCGGTGCTGCCGTACCTGCTGGGCGGCGCCAGCCTGTGGCCCGCGGCGGCGGTCGCGGCGGTCGGGCTGTTCTGCGCGGGGGCGCTGGTGTCGCGGGTGACCACCCGCGCCTGGTGGTACGGCGGGCTCCGGCAGCTGGCGTTCGGCGCCGCCGCGGCCGCGATCACCTACGGCGTCGGCGCGCTCATCGGCGGTAACGGCGTCTGA